One Kitasatospora sp. NBC_01287 DNA window includes the following coding sequences:
- a CDS encoding serine/threonine-protein kinase, which yields MRPVGSKYLLEETLGRGAMGTVWRGRVREDAGLADLVPGQQVAVKVLKEELAADQDIVLRFLRERSVLLRLRHPNIVRVRDLVVEGELLALVMDLVDGPDLYRYLRANGPLSPIAAALLMAQIADALAVSHADGVVHRDLKPANVLLATSQGEGQGGEQLHPMLTDFGIARLADSPGITRTSEFVGTPAYVAPESVSGRPQTSAVDIYGAGIMLYELVTGRAPFQGDGALQVLQAHLTQEPPRPPGMPEPLWTVVERCLSKDPARRPSATSLAHALRVVAAGIGVHASPAAVDAALGVAALLLPEERPAEVPGTGQGEQFQPDQATRVLNSQYDSGAATQVLPNGAPDTAGRPAGDPTRLMPTPPGGPFAAQPGPPAAPPAAQPEAPHPWQTQLRAARDRNQQTQVFAAEEFEPPQAAPRPYQPGGYPGPGYPPQGGAQPPQGYPQQGGYSQQGGYPPQGGRPRQGEPGPGYGRAERPPVAPPPYRGQRGRPPGPGYRDQGYAEQDQQYRDQQYPEQQYPDQGYQAYREPSQRPAPSAPAPGRRPEPPQHRPEPPAPRPPEPEREPRPRREPRPRSRNRMYIPGLGCLKGCLMVLLIMAVAAAALWNFTPLPHYWDNVHQWWDSTTGWVSSTWHSVTGN from the coding sequence GTGCGGCCGGTCGGCAGCAAGTATCTGCTCGAGGAGACCCTCGGGCGCGGTGCCATGGGCACCGTCTGGCGGGGACGGGTGCGCGAGGACGCCGGGCTGGCGGACCTGGTGCCCGGCCAGCAGGTCGCGGTCAAGGTGCTCAAGGAGGAGCTGGCCGCCGACCAGGACATCGTGCTGCGCTTCCTGCGCGAGCGCTCGGTGCTGCTGCGGCTGCGCCACCCCAACATCGTGCGGGTCCGCGACCTGGTCGTCGAGGGTGAGCTGCTCGCCCTGGTGATGGACCTGGTGGACGGCCCCGACCTCTACCGCTACCTGCGCGCCAACGGCCCGCTGAGCCCGATCGCGGCCGCGCTGCTGATGGCCCAGATCGCCGACGCGCTCGCGGTCAGCCACGCGGACGGCGTGGTGCACCGCGACCTCAAGCCCGCCAACGTGCTGCTCGCCACCAGCCAGGGCGAGGGCCAGGGCGGTGAGCAACTGCACCCGATGCTCACCGACTTCGGCATCGCCCGGCTCGCCGACTCCCCTGGCATCACCAGGACCAGCGAGTTCGTCGGCACCCCCGCGTACGTCGCCCCCGAGTCGGTCAGCGGCCGCCCGCAGACCTCGGCCGTGGACATCTACGGCGCCGGGATCATGCTCTACGAGCTGGTCACCGGGCGGGCTCCGTTCCAGGGCGACGGCGCGCTCCAGGTGCTCCAGGCCCACCTGACCCAGGAGCCGCCGCGCCCGCCCGGGATGCCGGAGCCGCTGTGGACCGTGGTCGAGCGCTGCCTGAGCAAGGATCCGGCCCGGCGCCCGAGCGCCACCTCGCTGGCCCACGCGCTGCGCGTGGTCGCCGCCGGGATCGGCGTGCACGCCTCGCCCGCCGCGGTGGACGCCGCGCTCGGCGTGGCCGCGCTGCTGCTCCCGGAGGAGCGGCCGGCCGAGGTGCCCGGCACCGGCCAGGGCGAGCAGTTCCAGCCGGACCAGGCGACCCGGGTGCTGAACTCCCAGTACGACTCGGGGGCCGCCACCCAGGTGCTGCCGAACGGCGCGCCCGACACCGCGGGCCGGCCGGCCGGCGACCCGACCCGCCTGATGCCGACCCCGCCCGGCGGCCCGTTCGCCGCCCAGCCGGGCCCGCCCGCCGCGCCGCCCGCCGCGCAGCCCGAGGCCCCGCACCCGTGGCAGACCCAGCTGCGTGCCGCCCGGGACCGCAACCAGCAGACCCAGGTCTTCGCGGCCGAGGAGTTCGAGCCCCCGCAGGCCGCCCCGCGCCCCTACCAGCCCGGCGGCTACCCCGGCCCCGGCTACCCGCCCCAGGGCGGCGCCCAGCCGCCTCAGGGCTACCCCCAGCAGGGCGGTTACTCCCAGCAGGGCGGCTACCCGCCCCAGGGCGGCCGGCCGCGCCAGGGCGAGCCCGGGCCGGGCTACGGGCGCGCCGAGCGCCCGCCGGTGGCCCCGCCGCCCTACCGGGGGCAGCGCGGCCGCCCGCCGGGCCCCGGCTACCGCGACCAGGGTTACGCCGAGCAGGACCAGCAGTACCGCGACCAGCAGTACCCCGAGCAGCAGTACCCGGACCAGGGCTACCAGGCGTACCGCGAGCCGTCCCAGCGCCCGGCCCCGTCGGCGCCCGCGCCGGGCCGCCGTCCGGAGCCGCCGCAGCACCGCCCGGAGCCCCCGGCCCCGCGTCCGCCCGAGCCGGAGCGCGAGCCCCGGCCGCGCCGTGAGCCGCGCCCGCGCAGCCGCAACCGGATGTACATCCCGGGCCTGGGTTGCCTCAAGGGCTGCCTGATGGTGCTGCTGATCATGGCGGTGGCCGCCGCCGCGCTGTGGAACTTCACCCCGCTGCCGCACTACTGGGACAACGTGCACCAGTGGTGGGACAGCACCACCGGCTGGGTCAGCAGCACCTGGCACTCCGTCACCGGCAACTGA
- a CDS encoding serine/threonine-protein kinase produces the protein MARKIGSRYTVHQVIGRGSAGTVWLGEGPDGAVAVKLLREDLATDQVLVGRFVQERAALTSLDHPRVVGVRDMVVDGDDLALVMELVHGTDLRSRLEREGVLAPQAAAAVIADVADGLAAAHAAGIVHRDVKPENVMLDLAAPPGPGGTPRAKLTDFGIARLVDAPRRTRATRIIGTPDYLAPEIIEGLEPRAAVDIYALATVCYELLAGFTPFGGGHTGAVLRRHVTESVPPIPGLPEGLWRIISECLAKAPASRLRAAELAERLREQLPALAGLPPLALPAQDRPAAEEAPTPAEAVYTEADTGSGTHRRRRGPAVPLVPAPAPDSTRDTHTSLRRPSAQELAGYAAESRAQRATTPAATHRGGRRTALVRRRRLLAVLLAVLLLLAGAAAAFSAFGSGGGHHAGAGAPGPVVAVRSTADSGGPPAGVSAPR, from the coding sequence TTGGCACGCAAGATCGGCAGCCGGTACACCGTGCACCAGGTGATCGGCCGGGGGTCCGCCGGCACCGTGTGGCTGGGCGAGGGCCCCGACGGAGCGGTGGCGGTCAAGCTGCTGCGCGAGGACCTGGCCACCGACCAGGTGCTGGTCGGCCGCTTCGTCCAGGAGCGGGCCGCGCTCACCAGCCTGGACCACCCGCGGGTGGTCGGGGTGCGGGACATGGTGGTGGACGGCGACGACCTGGCGCTGGTGATGGAGCTGGTGCACGGCACCGACCTGCGCTCCCGGCTGGAGCGCGAGGGGGTGCTCGCCCCGCAGGCCGCCGCCGCGGTGATCGCCGACGTGGCCGACGGCCTGGCCGCAGCGCACGCGGCCGGGATCGTGCACCGCGACGTCAAGCCGGAGAACGTGATGCTCGACCTGGCCGCGCCGCCGGGGCCGGGCGGGACGCCGCGCGCCAAGCTCACCGACTTCGGCATCGCCCGGCTGGTCGACGCCCCGCGCCGGACCAGGGCCACCCGGATCATCGGCACCCCCGACTACCTGGCGCCCGAGATCATCGAGGGCCTGGAGCCGCGGGCGGCCGTCGACATCTACGCCCTGGCCACCGTCTGCTACGAGCTGCTGGCCGGCTTCACCCCCTTCGGCGGCGGCCACACCGGCGCGGTGCTGCGCCGGCACGTGACCGAGAGCGTGCCACCGATCCCGGGGCTGCCGGAGGGGCTGTGGCGGATCATCTCCGAGTGCCTGGCCAAGGCGCCCGCCTCCCGGCTGCGCGCCGCCGAGCTGGCCGAGCGCCTGCGCGAGCAGCTGCCCGCGCTGGCCGGGCTGCCGCCGCTCGCGCTGCCCGCCCAGGACCGGCCGGCCGCCGAGGAGGCCCCGACGCCCGCCGAGGCCGTCTACACCGAGGCGGACACCGGCAGCGGGACCCACCGGCGCCGGCGCGGCCCCGCCGTCCCGCTGGTCCCCGCCCCGGCCCCGGACTCCACCAGGGACACCCACACCAGCCTGCGCCGCCCCTCCGCCCAGGAGCTGGCCGGCTACGCCGCCGAGTCCCGCGCCCAGCGCGCCACCACGCCCGCCGCCACCCACCGCGGCGGGCGCCGCACGGCTCTGGTGCGCCGGCGCCGGCTGCTCGCGGTGCTGCTCGCCGTCCTGCTGCTGCTGGCCGGCGCGGCCGCCGCGTTCAGCGCCTTCGGCAGCGGCGGCGGCCACCACGCGGGTGCTGGTGCGCCGGGCCCGGTGGTGGCCGTACGGAGCACCGCCGACAGCGGCGGGCCACCGGCCGGTGTCAGCGCCCCGCGCTAA
- the prfB gene encoding peptide chain release factor 2, with product MAAVDPSEELKNLETTMGSIEAVLDLDKIRADIAHLEEEAAAPSLWDDVANAQKITSRLSFLQGELRKVTQLRGRVEDLGVLFELAQAEDDAETLAEAEGELVSVKKAVEELEVRTLLSGEYDAREALVNIRAEAGGVDAADFAEQLMRMYLRWAERHGYPTEVYDTSYAEEAGIKSATFTVKSPYAYGTLSVEQGTHRLVRISPFDNQGRRQTSFAGVEVLPVVEQSDHVDIDEGELRIDVYRASGPGGQGVNTTDSAVRITHLPTGVVVSCQNERSQIQNKASAMNVLQAKLLERRRQEERAAMDALKDSGSSWGNQMRSYVLAPYQMVKDLRTDFEVGNPQAVLDGDIDGFIEAGIRWRKQREN from the coding sequence GTGGCAGCCGTCGATCCTTCCGAAGAGCTCAAGAACCTCGAAACGACCATGGGGTCGATCGAGGCCGTCCTCGACCTGGACAAGATCCGGGCCGACATCGCACACCTGGAGGAGGAGGCAGCCGCCCCCAGCCTCTGGGACGACGTCGCGAACGCGCAGAAGATCACCAGCCGCCTCTCCTTCCTGCAGGGCGAGCTGCGCAAGGTCACGCAGCTGCGCGGCCGGGTCGAGGACCTGGGTGTGCTGTTCGAGCTGGCCCAGGCCGAGGACGACGCCGAGACCCTGGCCGAGGCCGAGGGCGAGCTCGTCTCGGTCAAGAAGGCCGTCGAGGAGCTGGAGGTGCGCACGCTGCTCTCCGGCGAGTACGACGCCCGTGAGGCCCTGGTCAACATCCGGGCCGAGGCCGGCGGTGTGGACGCCGCCGACTTCGCCGAGCAGCTGATGCGCATGTACCTGCGCTGGGCCGAGCGGCACGGCTACCCGACCGAGGTCTACGACACCTCCTACGCGGAGGAGGCCGGCATCAAGTCCGCGACCTTCACCGTGAAGTCCCCCTACGCCTACGGCACCCTCTCGGTCGAGCAGGGCACGCACCGCCTGGTGCGGATCTCGCCCTTCGACAACCAGGGCCGCCGGCAGACCTCCTTCGCGGGCGTCGAGGTGCTCCCGGTCGTCGAGCAGAGCGACCACGTCGACATCGACGAGGGCGAACTGCGGATCGACGTCTACCGCGCCTCCGGCCCCGGCGGCCAGGGCGTCAACACCACCGACTCGGCGGTCCGGATCACCCACCTGCCCACCGGCGTGGTGGTCTCCTGCCAGAACGAGCGCTCGCAGATCCAGAACAAGGCCTCGGCGATGAACGTCCTCCAGGCCAAGCTGCTGGAGCGGCGCCGCCAGGAGGAGCGCGCGGCGATGGACGCGCTCAAGGACAGCGGCAGCTCCTGGGGCAACCAGATGCGCTCCTACGTGCTGGCCCCGTACCAGATGGTCAAGGACCTGCGCACCGACTTCGAGGTCGGCAACCCGCAGGCGGTCCTGGACGGCGACATCGACGGCTTCATCGAGGCCGGTATCCGCTGGCGCAAGCAGCGCGAGAACTGA
- the ftsE gene encoding cell division ATP-binding protein FtsE, translating into MIRFDNVSKTYPKQNRPALSEVSLEIEKGEFVFLVGSSGSGKSTFLRLCLREERPSTGEVHVLGKDLGKLSNWKVPHMRRQLGTVFQDFRLLPNKTVAQNVAFALEVIGKPKGAINKVVPEVLDLVGLGGKEDRMPGELSGGEQQRVAIARAFVNRPMLLIADEPTGNLDPQNSVGIMKLLDRINRTGTTVLMATHDQAIVDQMRKRVIELDKGLLVRDQARGVYGYQH; encoded by the coding sequence GTGATCAGATTCGACAACGTTTCCAAGACCTATCCCAAGCAGAACCGCCCCGCCCTGTCGGAGGTCTCGCTGGAGATCGAGAAGGGCGAGTTCGTCTTCCTGGTCGGTTCCTCCGGCTCGGGCAAGTCCACCTTCCTGCGCCTGTGCCTGCGCGAGGAGCGCCCCAGCACGGGCGAGGTGCACGTGCTCGGCAAGGACCTGGGCAAGCTGTCCAACTGGAAGGTGCCGCACATGCGGCGCCAACTGGGCACCGTCTTCCAGGACTTCCGCCTGCTGCCGAACAAGACCGTGGCGCAGAACGTGGCGTTCGCGCTGGAGGTCATCGGCAAGCCGAAGGGTGCCATCAACAAGGTGGTGCCCGAGGTGCTCGACCTGGTCGGCCTCGGCGGCAAGGAGGACCGGATGCCCGGCGAGCTCTCCGGTGGTGAGCAGCAGCGCGTGGCGATCGCCCGGGCCTTCGTCAACCGCCCGATGCTGCTGATCGCCGACGAGCCGACCGGCAACCTGGACCCGCAGAACTCGGTCGGCATCATGAAGTTGCTGGACCGGATCAACCGCACCGGGACCACGGTGCTGATGGCCACCCACGACCAGGCCATCGTCGACCAGATGCGCAAGCGCGTGATCGAGCTCGACAAGGGGCTGCTGGTCCGCGACCAGGCCCGCGGTGTCTACGGGTACCAGCACTAG
- the ftsX gene encoding permease-like cell division protein FtsX, whose translation MRAQFILSEIGVGLRRNLTMTIAVVVSVALSLALAGASLLVRDQVNSMKGYWYDKVEVSIYFCTKADAKTAPQCANGAATQDQIDAVKAGLDKMQPLVESSTFESQAEAYKHWKDMNPDNALVSVLGADAIPSSWRVKLSDPTRYDVLQSAFAGHPGVRSVEDERQILDNLFGLLNGLQTAAFVIMVLMLSVALLLIVNTVRVSAFSRRRETGIMRLVGASNFYVQMPFIAEAAFAALLGAVLASGLLLLGNFGVHSWLAKKVAFIQFIGLSSVLQVIPLLIVAGMAMAAIAAFLTLRKYLKV comes from the coding sequence ATGCGCGCCCAGTTCATCCTGTCGGAGATCGGTGTGGGTCTCCGCCGCAACCTGACCATGACCATCGCGGTCGTGGTCAGCGTCGCGCTCTCGCTCGCCCTGGCCGGGGCCAGTCTGCTGGTCCGTGACCAGGTCAACTCGATGAAGGGGTACTGGTACGACAAGGTCGAGGTCAGTATCTACTTCTGCACCAAGGCGGACGCCAAGACCGCCCCGCAGTGCGCCAACGGTGCCGCCACCCAGGACCAGATCGACGCCGTGAAGGCCGGTCTGGACAAGATGCAGCCGCTGGTCGAGAGCTCCACCTTCGAGAGCCAGGCGGAGGCGTACAAGCACTGGAAGGACATGAACCCGGACAACGCCCTGGTCTCCGTCCTCGGTGCCGACGCGATCCCCTCCTCCTGGCGGGTGAAGCTGAGCGACCCGACCCGTTACGACGTGCTGCAGAGCGCGTTCGCCGGGCATCCAGGAGTGCGCTCGGTGGAGGACGAGCGGCAGATCCTGGACAACCTCTTCGGGCTGCTCAACGGTCTGCAGACGGCAGCCTTCGTGATCATGGTGCTGATGCTGTCGGTGGCCCTGCTGCTGATCGTCAACACCGTGCGGGTCTCGGCCTTCAGTCGAAGGCGGGAGACCGGGATCATGCGCTTGGTGGGCGCGTCCAACTTCTACGTGCAGATGCCGTTCATCGCGGAGGCGGCCTTCGCCGCCTTGCTGGGCGCGGTGCTGGCCTCGGGTCTGCTGCTGCTCGGCAACTTCGGCGTGCACAGCTGGCTCGCCAAGAAGGTGGCGTTCATCCAGTTCATCGGGCTCTCCTCGGTGCTCCAGGTGATCCCGCTGCTGATCGTGGCCGGTATGGCGATGGCGGCGATCGCGGCCTTCCTGACCCTGCGCAAGTACCTGAAGGTCTAG
- a CDS encoding S41 family peptidase has product MTATAMGVPAAGGRGRARRGAALGLVFGAVLLSGAAAGAWGGTAPVRPAVPAGNATASGQRSQGSEDGQDGHRGLDGGAPPAAALTPQQAERLVAVGGDRWAAYYSPQEYAEFAQGLDGEYLGVGLFVDRAADGSTVVAELTPGSPAAAAGIAVGERLLAVDGAPVDRLPVTEVVARLRGRPDTPAEPGRAAGPGSAVRLTLRRPGAAPREVTLRRAVLAAQDVAVDHPAAGVLWITARAFTTGVGAEIAAAVRRSPEHGVVLDLRGNSGGLVAEAVATASVFLDGGPVASYLAGGERRELTAAPGGDARTPLVVLVDGGTMSAAELLAGALQDRCRAVLVGSRTFGKGTVQQPSRLADGSVLELTVGRWSTPAGRSPDGTGLLPDVPAADPGSADALALRVLSGLGEVAARP; this is encoded by the coding sequence ATGACCGCAACCGCGATGGGTGTCCCTGCGGCCGGCGGCCGGGGGAGGGCGCGCCGCGGTGCCGCTCTCGGCCTGGTGTTCGGCGCGGTGCTGCTCAGCGGTGCCGCCGCGGGTGCCTGGGGCGGCACCGCTCCGGTGCGTCCGGCCGTCCCGGCCGGCAACGCAACCGCGTCCGGTCAGCGCAGCCAGGGCAGCGAGGACGGCCAGGACGGCCATCGCGGCCTGGACGGTGGTGCACCGCCCGCGGCGGCGCTCACCCCGCAGCAGGCCGAGCGCCTGGTGGCGGTCGGCGGCGACCGCTGGGCCGCCTACTACAGCCCGCAGGAGTACGCCGAGTTCGCCCAGGGCCTGGACGGCGAGTACCTGGGGGTCGGGCTCTTCGTGGACCGGGCCGCCGACGGCTCGACGGTGGTCGCCGAGCTGACCCCGGGCTCGCCGGCCGCCGCGGCCGGGATCGCGGTCGGCGAGCGCCTGCTCGCGGTGGACGGCGCGCCGGTGGACCGCCTGCCGGTGACCGAGGTGGTGGCCCGGCTGCGCGGCCGCCCCGACACCCCCGCCGAGCCGGGCCGCGCGGCCGGGCCCGGTTCCGCGGTGCGGCTCACGCTGCGCCGGCCCGGCGCGGCGCCGCGCGAGGTGACGCTGCGCCGGGCCGTGCTCGCCGCCCAGGACGTCGCGGTGGACCACCCGGCCGCCGGGGTGCTCTGGATCACCGCGCGGGCCTTCACCACCGGGGTCGGCGCCGAGATCGCCGCGGCGGTGCGGCGATCTCCCGAGCACGGGGTGGTGCTCGACCTGCGCGGCAACTCCGGTGGCCTGGTGGCTGAGGCGGTCGCCACCGCCTCGGTCTTCCTGGACGGCGGCCCGGTCGCCTCCTACCTGGCCGGCGGCGAGCGGCGGGAGTTGACCGCCGCACCCGGCGGCGACGCGCGCACGCCGCTGGTGGTGCTGGTGGACGGCGGCACCATGAGCGCCGCCGAACTGCTGGCCGGCGCGCTACAGGACCGTTGCCGGGCGGTGCTGGTGGGCAGCCGGACCTTCGGCAAGGGCACCGTGCAGCAGCCCAGCCGGCTCGCCGACGGATCGGTGCTGGAGCTCACCGTGGGCCGCTGGTCCACCCCCGCCGGCCGCTCGCCGGACGGCACCGGGCTGCTCCCCGACGTGCCCGCCGCCGACCCCGGCAGCGCCGACGCGCTGGCGCTGCGGGTGCTCAGCGGTCTCGGCGAGGTGGCCGCGCGGCCGTAA
- the smpB gene encoding SsrA-binding protein SmpB codes for MAKETGQKLIAQNKKARHEYTILDTYECGMVLTGTEVKSLREGRANLVDGYAYTQAGEVWIDNVFIPEYTQGTWTNHSARRKRKLLLHKMEIRKLEAKTKETGHTLVPLSLYFKDGRVKLELALAVGKKLYDKRQTLREKQDTRETARAVSAARRRQG; via the coding sequence ATGGCAAAGGAAACGGGACAGAAGCTGATCGCGCAGAACAAGAAGGCGCGACACGAGTACACGATCCTCGACACCTACGAGTGCGGGATGGTGCTCACCGGCACCGAGGTCAAGTCGCTGCGCGAGGGGCGGGCCAACCTGGTCGACGGCTACGCCTACACCCAGGCCGGCGAGGTGTGGATCGACAACGTCTTCATCCCCGAGTACACCCAGGGGACGTGGACCAACCACTCGGCGCGGCGCAAGCGCAAGCTGCTGCTGCACAAGATGGAGATCCGCAAGCTGGAGGCGAAGACCAAGGAGACCGGGCACACCCTGGTGCCGCTCTCGCTCTACTTCAAGGACGGCCGGGTCAAGCTGGAGCTGGCCCTCGCGGTCGGCAAGAAGCTCTACGACAAGCGGCAGACCCTGCGCGAGAAGCAGGACACCCGGGAGACGGCGCGCGCGGTCTCCGCGGCCCGCCGCCGGCAGGGCTGA